In the Cololabis saira isolate AMF1-May2022 chromosome 7, fColSai1.1, whole genome shotgun sequence genome, one interval contains:
- the LOC133447673 gene encoding NLR family CARD domain-containing protein 3-like has translation MDQCEDREEGVPPSKTSLCGEHESRSKAQRVQKKSDSLADGPSCVSLKSDRSKGRLINFTGDQESSSERLDQQSSEPPSGPSVQQDQTQLDSIFLLLEDNIVLFVKNELNKIKRGLSPDYPESLEHVLQGEDEEQRRSTREAFVKITVNFLRRMKQEELAERLQSSAFAGVCKKQLKSKLKKKYQCVFEGIVKAGNPTLLKQIYTELYITEGESGELHNEHEVRQIEAASRKPDRAETTIRQEDIFKLPPGRDEPKRTVMTKGVAGIGKTVLTQKFTLDWAEGRTNQDIQFMFPFTFRELNVLKERKFSLVALVHHFFTETKGICSFEEFQVVFIFDGLDESRLPLDFHNNEVLTDVTESTSVDVLLTNLIRGNLLPSAHLWITTRPAAANQIPPECVSMVTEVRGFTNPQKDVYFRKRFNDEEQTSRIISHIKTSRSLHIMCHIPVFCWITATVLENVLETREGGELPKTLTEMYIHFLVVQAKLKKVKYEGGAEMDPHWSPGSRKMVRSLGKLAFEQLQKGNLIFYEPDLRECGIDVREASVYSGVFTQIFREESSLYQDQVFCFIHLSVQEFLAALHVHQTFIKSGVNLLEEQKNTSRWFKTRAETHLYQSAVDKALQSPNGHLDLFLRFLLGLSLETNQTLLRGLLEPKQRSSDNYQETIKYIKKKISEDLSAERSINLFHCLIELNDGSLVEEVQRYLGSGRFSTDKMSPSLWSALGFILLSSEKDLEVFELKYLASEEILRRLLPVVKAYKKVVLSGCNISEDICADLSSVLSSQSSSLTELDLSDNDLQDSGLKKLCRGLESPHCHLESLRLSGCLISEEGSASLVSALSSNPSHLRELDLSYNHPGESAVKLLSAGLEDPRWRLDTLRVEPAGQRWLTPGLKKYSCQLTIDTNTVNKRIKLSENNRKMTCVKEDQSYPDHPDRFDHRCQLLCREVLTGRCYWEVEWRGEVSVSVSYRGIRRKGLSNDCVFGRNNHSWSLFCFYDRNRYQVCHNDKTYFTSSSSSRVSDRVAVYVNVPAGTLSFYSVSSDGLIPLHTFNTTFTEPLYPGFWSGSSVSLC, from the exons actggaccagcagagctcagagcctcccagcggtccgtctgtccagcaggatcagacacagctggactccatatttctg ctgctggaagACAACATTGTCCTATTTGTGAAGAATGAGCTGAATAAGATCAAGAggggtctgagtccagattacccagaatccctagaGCATGTGTTGCagggtgaggatgaagagcagaggaggagcaccagagaggcgtttgtgaagatcactgtgaacttcctgaggagaatgaagcaggaggagctggctgagcgtctgcagagca GCGCTTTTGCTGGAGTTTGTAAAAAGCAGCTGAAGtctaagctgaagaagaagtaccagtgtgtgtttgaggggattgtaaaagcaggaaacccaaccctcctgaagcagatctacacagagctctacatcacagagggagagagtggagagctccacaatgaacatgaagtcaggcagattgaagcagcatccaggaaaccagaccgagcagaaacaaccatcagacaggaagacatctttaaactcccacctggaagagatgaaccaaaaagaacagtgatgacgaagggagtggccggcatcgggaaaacagtcctaacacagaagttcactctggactgggctgaaggcagaaccaaccaggacatccagttcatgtttccattcaccttcagagagctgaatgtgctgaaagagagaaagttcagcttggtggcacttgttcatcacttcttcactgaaaccaaaggaatctgcagctttgaagagttccaggtcgtgttcatctttgacggtctggatgagagtcgacttcctctggacttccacaacaatgaggtcctgactgatgttacagagtccacctcagtggatgtgctgctgacaaacctcatcagggggaacctgcttccttctgctcatctctggatcaccacacggcccgcagcagccaatcagatccctcctgagtgtgtttccatggtgacagaagtcagagggttcactaaCCCACAGAAGGACGtgtacttcaggaagaggtttAACGATgaggagcagaccagcaggatcatctcccacatcaagacatcacggagcctccacatcatgtgccacatcccagtcttctgctggatcactgctacggtcctggagaacgtcctagagaccagagagggaggggagctgcccaagaccctgactgagatgtacatccacttcctggtggtccaggccaaactgaagaaggtcaagtatgaaGGAGGAGCTGAGatggatccacactggagtccagggagcaggaagatggtcaggtctctgggaaaactggcttttgagcagctgcagaaaggaaacctgatcttctatgaaccagacctaagagagtgtggcatcgatgtcagagaggcttcagtgtactcaggagtgttcacacagatctttagagaggagagcagcctgtaTCAGGACCAGGttttctgcttcatccatctgagtgttcaggagtttctggctgctcttcatgtccatcaaaccttcatcaagtctggagtcaacctgctggaggaacaaaaaaacacctccaGGTGGTTTAAAACAAGAGCAGAGACTCACCTCTATCagagtgctgtggacaaggccttacagagtccaaacggacacctggacttgttcctccgcttcctcctgggtctttcactggagaccaatcagactctcctacgaggtctgttggaaccaaaacaaagaagttCAGATAACTATCAGgaaacaatcaaatacatcaagaagaagatcagtgaggatctgtctgcagagagaagcatcaacctgttccactgtctgataGAACTGAACGAtggttctctggtggaggaggtccaacggTACCTGGGGTCAGGACGTTTCTCCACAGATAAAATGTCTCCTTCCCTGTGGTCGGCTCTGGGCTTCATATTACTGTCATCAGAAaaagatctggaggtgtttgaacTTAAGTACTTAGCTTCAGAGGAGattctacggaggctgctgccggtggtcaaagcctaCAAGAAAGTTGT gttgagtggttgTAACATCTCGGAggacatctgtgcagatctgtcctcagtcctcagctctcagtcctccagtctgacagaactggacctgagtgacaacgacctgcaggattcaggactgaagaagctgtgtcgtggactggagagtccacactgtcacctggagtctctcag gctgtcaggctgtctgatctcagaggaaggcagtgcttctctggtctcagctctgagctccaacccctcccatctgagagagctggacctgagctacaaccatccaggagagtcagcagtgaagcttttgtctgctggactggaggatccacgctggagactggacactctcag ggtggagcctgctggacaacgatggttgacaccaggtctgaagaagt attcctgtcaactcaccatcgacacaaacacagtcaacaaacgcatcaaactgtctgaaaacaacaggaagatgacgtGTGTGAaggaggatcagtcatatcctgatcatccagacaggtttgatcacaggtgtcagctgctgtgtagagaagttctgacgggtcgctgttactgggaggtcgaGTGGAGAGGAgaagtttctgtatcagtgagttacagaggAATCAGAAGGAAAGGACTCTCTAATGACTGTGTGTTTGGGAGGAACAATCACTCATGGAGCCTGTTCTGTTTTTATGATCGTAATCGGTACCAAGTCTGTCACAATGACAAAACATATttcacctcctcttcctcttcccgggtctctgacagagtagcagtgtatgtgaacgttcctgctggaactctgtccttctacagcgtgtCCTCTGACGGACTGATCcccctccacaccttcaacaccacattcactgaacctctttatcctgggttctggtctggttcttcagtgtctctgtgttga